A portion of the Paenibacillus sonchi genome contains these proteins:
- a CDS encoding conjugal transfer protein, producing MGLLKKKNKDEEPESNQDISESPKDKKRKSDKSIKPRSPKSTGPKLFIRVIFWIFILFVLIRGISSVVRGPQVIQEVNVIGDSSPSISDSIKGFAIDFATEYFTWSTNGVNNRIERLSKFIENLDEDAGLKSYQVSGESKVLSVEVYDTTQIDDTHYDITTLIRREVALKNAETAPTDSVEDVPAIQVKTQSKVIQKTYMIVPVTMTSDGPLIQEYPRFVVEQQKGSKAIETTDELLSDGKMIERATELADSFLRTYFEGNVTQLKYFYADDSSAPKSLVKSEFSLSKVAQVQIYKATNKDTGAPYLRIEASVLVTNEFGETFTNQWTLNAVDTDQKLYVISVGYPEIKKVIPLKSETITPVPTNPAP from the coding sequence TTGGGATTGTTGAAAAAAAAGAATAAGGATGAAGAACCGGAGTCAAATCAAGATATATCAGAATCACCAAAGGATAAAAAACGCAAATCTGATAAATCAATAAAACCACGTTCTCCGAAAAGTACAGGGCCTAAGTTATTCATAAGAGTAATCTTTTGGATTTTTATTCTGTTTGTATTGATTCGAGGGATTAGTTCGGTGGTACGCGGCCCGCAGGTCATACAGGAAGTAAATGTAATAGGAGATTCATCTCCATCTATTTCAGATTCAATCAAAGGCTTTGCAATTGACTTCGCAACAGAATACTTTACGTGGTCTACGAATGGTGTCAATAATCGTATCGAGCGGCTTAGTAAATTCATCGAAAACTTGGATGAAGACGCTGGACTAAAGTCGTACCAAGTAAGTGGTGAATCAAAGGTTCTATCTGTTGAGGTTTATGATACAACGCAGATAGATGATACACATTATGACATTACGACACTGATCCGTCGTGAAGTTGCATTGAAAAATGCAGAAACTGCACCCACGGATTCAGTGGAAGATGTCCCTGCTATTCAAGTAAAAACTCAATCAAAAGTTATCCAGAAAACATACATGATCGTTCCAGTAACAATGACTAGCGACGGCCCATTGATCCAAGAGTATCCGCGTTTTGTGGTCGAGCAACAAAAAGGCAGTAAAGCCATCGAAACGACAGACGAATTGCTTTCAGACGGAAAAATGATCGAGAGGGCCACGGAGTTAGCAGACAGCTTCCTGAGAACATATTTTGAAGGAAATGTAACCCAGCTCAAGTACTTCTATGCGGATGATAGTTCCGCTCCTAAAAGCCTCGTGAAATCTGAATTCAGTTTAAGTAAGGTCGCTCAAGTTCAAATATACAAAGCAACCAACAAGGACACAGGTGCTCCATATCTAAGAATTGAAGCTTCAGTATTAGTGACAAATGAGTTTGGCGAAACCTTCACGAATCAATGGACTCTAAATGCTGTCGATACAGATCAGAAACTATATGTGATCTCGGTTGGATACCCGGAAATCAAAAAGGTAATTCCACTTAAATCTGAAACGATCACACCAGTTCCTACAAACCCCGCTCCATAA
- a CDS encoding replication-relaxation family protein, with translation MAANNEPRKAEGKKRTTKGDWSVGEIIDLLNEKEWEILTDLYFCRCMPQSAMIPLYFWADMQKEVSDYESKMEKAMEGEEDQEIMRAARAHKYTMQKLKSRGLIESSNFNSNTSVTSRRASTYSSKKEMWYYLSTRGLKIIEARREVLEENRLSKNELDMERAKKNHFWELAKVYLDLKYKILNQMESMIQFIDWDWYPSYSIYSDEQTYSIRPDAILRIGEQLFFIELDRSTEPVQRSPFHNNQVSIEKKISRYRDVIKLSSNCSLKQGIIAFIVPGAIQNTRLQNIERAAEKVFGPSNRVYSGRTISEIITGLL, from the coding sequence ATGGCAGCCAACAATGAACCCCGAAAAGCCGAAGGAAAAAAGAGAACAACAAAAGGGGACTGGTCCGTAGGAGAGATTATTGACTTGCTTAATGAGAAAGAATGGGAAATTCTCACCGATCTTTACTTCTGTAGATGTATGCCCCAGTCAGCAATGATCCCGTTGTATTTTTGGGCGGATATGCAAAAAGAAGTTTCAGATTATGAATCGAAAATGGAGAAGGCTATGGAAGGGGAGGAGGATCAAGAAATTATGAGAGCTGCTCGAGCCCATAAATACACCATGCAAAAGTTAAAGAGTAGGGGACTCATTGAATCTTCAAATTTCAACTCTAACACTTCAGTAACATCGAGGAGAGCATCAACTTATTCATCAAAGAAAGAAATGTGGTATTACCTCAGTACAAGGGGTTTAAAAATAATTGAAGCAAGAAGAGAAGTCTTAGAAGAAAACAGACTTTCGAAAAACGAACTCGACATGGAGAGAGCAAAGAAGAATCATTTTTGGGAACTTGCAAAGGTATATCTTGATCTCAAATACAAAATTCTTAATCAAATGGAGAGTATGATTCAATTTATTGATTGGGACTGGTACCCTTCATACTCTATCTATAGTGATGAACAAACCTACTCAATACGGCCAGATGCTATCTTGCGAATCGGAGAACAATTGTTCTTTATTGAACTTGATAGATCAACCGAACCGGTTCAAAGATCACCTTTCCACAATAATCAAGTTTCAATAGAAAAAAAGATAAGTCGATATCGTGATGTAATTAAACTTTCTTCTAACTGTTCACTAAAGCAGGGGATCATTGCCTTCATTGTTCCAGGAGCGATTCAAAACACAAGACTACAGAATATTGAAAGGGCAGCAGAAAAAGTATTTGGACCTTCAAATAGAGTTTATTCAGGACGTACGATAAGCGAAATTATTACTGGCTTACTCTGA
- a CDS encoding ParM/StbA family protein gives MKLHYFVGNDLGNSEQDIVINGKLIQQPNVFAAGGLIPWVDDETDVPKNLKNIYGNIAVSIVSTAGIQTGLYHIGAYALKTHGEDVTSLYVKGNNSKSDQLVPYVNTLGTIAARAVEEVFEMTNEVPDQITVSVDMAAALPVKQHTPNNIKTMQNRFMSSPHVITVHLGLTKKVSVTIKFEYVHILQEGSAVVFALQLDSESQWRTGEYFKSAAKKEDKKKIEDVGLFTEFSKTYGLGEIDGSYFEGKNLLHFDAGDGTTDSPYTKGDLVDKDYCDGINNGVGHAIERAQRDFLALVPFAFNSISRQQFSEILKSQFADRKDKFLNEALQAFNPHFENQVKQMMKLGNDQILRIGSNEIDILVVYGGGSILSRPLLYDKLKALADSVRIQLFYVPAKYAVTLNAEGLDYFVKSDIYKFHKKNYIATFNKKIDSKDVAATAEIEENNK, from the coding sequence TTGAAACTTCATTATTTTGTTGGGAATGACCTTGGAAATAGCGAACAAGACATTGTGATAAATGGAAAATTGATTCAGCAACCTAACGTATTTGCTGCCGGTGGATTGATCCCGTGGGTTGACGATGAAACGGATGTACCAAAGAACTTGAAGAACATTTACGGTAATATCGCAGTTTCGATTGTATCCACTGCAGGTATTCAAACCGGGCTCTATCATATTGGGGCATACGCATTAAAAACCCATGGAGAAGATGTTACTAGTTTATATGTGAAAGGTAATAATTCTAAATCAGATCAATTGGTTCCTTATGTTAATACACTGGGGACTATTGCTGCACGAGCAGTAGAAGAAGTATTCGAAATGACTAATGAAGTTCCTGATCAGATTACGGTTAGTGTTGATATGGCAGCAGCCTTGCCTGTGAAACAACACACACCTAATAACATCAAAACTATGCAAAATAGGTTTATGAGTTCTCCTCATGTCATAACTGTGCATTTAGGCTTAACTAAAAAGGTTTCTGTAACTATTAAGTTTGAGTATGTTCATATTCTGCAAGAAGGGTCAGCTGTTGTTTTTGCTTTACAGCTAGATTCTGAATCTCAATGGAGAACAGGTGAGTATTTCAAGAGTGCTGCTAAAAAAGAAGATAAAAAGAAAATAGAAGATGTAGGGTTATTTACTGAGTTTTCAAAGACCTATGGCCTTGGGGAAATCGACGGTAGTTATTTCGAAGGGAAAAATCTTCTTCATTTTGATGCTGGAGACGGAACAACAGACTCCCCTTACACTAAAGGGGATTTAGTTGATAAAGATTACTGCGATGGTATAAATAATGGCGTGGGTCATGCCATTGAGAGAGCGCAAAGAGATTTTTTAGCGCTAGTACCATTTGCTTTTAACTCTATTTCAAGACAGCAGTTTAGTGAAATTCTCAAAAGTCAGTTTGCTGATAGAAAAGACAAATTTCTTAATGAAGCATTACAAGCATTCAACCCGCATTTTGAAAATCAGGTTAAGCAAATGATGAAGCTTGGAAATGATCAAATCTTAAGAATAGGTTCCAATGAAATTGATATTCTCGTCGTTTATGGTGGAGGCAGCATTCTTAGCAGACCATTATTGTATGATAAATTGAAGGCACTTGCTGATAGCGTTCGCATCCAGTTATTCTACGTTCCAGCAAAGTACGCCGTCACCTTAAATGCAGAAGGATTAGATTATTTCGTTAAAAGCGATATCTATAAATTTCATAAGAAAAATTACATTGCCACATTCAACAAAAAAATAGACAGCAAAGATGTTGCTGCTACCGCAGAAATTGAAGAGAATAATAAATAA
- a CDS encoding type IV secretory system conjugative DNA transfer family protein, with product MKFIGMLIGGIFSAIGHMMGFLIKNIYIEIRRFLMDRTNKNVIWNMQAITILLSLLLAFFWLIGRYQDQFYGLSQPVFLRAIPLLLPCLIGHVIYSSPIFFKNIYSKPMIQTFLNTLSMLAFGQIILNYVDFGLGMFIVFILTLAVISLTLYYTLYLNIKSTIFNKLTTEVENSAQGRKSKEGKKIIDLVKRRDKYSGEEIFEIDQIDINTPGCLSHLLYYSEECKLELFYTEPTKDQQSQLMILQRWDRAQHEQILGGTGAGKTLFASNLIVQDLLNVYQGSTIVEPKGSLINNIANFLKRVGRPFHRLDPDCDDTDCLNPLYVPEGEDIEPMIEANVSAYHGYLGPTAKDFFKNKTTNLLRVSIKALKLAYGNECGYIEVNKIIQPLEDDYRAEVLATLTEKGVIDQVGYLLEYTRNMADSGKSREYTEQTNTNLYDYLNMLTSHKRIRKMLCGNSTFSIDDALENGEIILFNGAYGSLQTLTYTVGRLFLNLLRASTFRRNIKGKVRPHQLTVDEIEMFADEEFSTFMEMAREFELFVRVIHQGNEQLEDVSRRLSSMVKQNAVQKYILAGLENKDAEYYADLIGEFYGLTQTSGTDEMSTTGFNTQLKEEKRYKVLPAEILNLRGYNNETGEAGEVLFRGVQNNKRLDPVKGLVKPLPKILFSSLEGKRDENTKEMKKESHLDKLESIKAKWMNKQHVVEKSEEIETLDQTPEQIPDLTTCEEGEEEGSPKITIRSNIWDSKVESEATEVNTYTNNDKVIAKLKKATVDDKTLQVAEKIKELSQQKRDEKESSEVE from the coding sequence ATGAAATTTATAGGAATGCTAATCGGGGGGATTTTTTCTGCTATAGGCCATATGATGGGGTTTCTGATTAAAAATATATACATTGAGATAAGAAGATTTTTAATGGATCGAACAAATAAAAATGTTATTTGGAATATGCAGGCTATAACGATACTTCTATCATTATTATTGGCTTTCTTTTGGCTAATTGGAAGGTATCAGGACCAATTTTACGGATTGTCACAGCCAGTTTTTCTAAGAGCAATCCCTTTACTGTTGCCATGTCTAATCGGACATGTGATTTACTCAAGTCCAATATTTTTTAAGAATATTTACTCTAAGCCTATGATTCAAACATTTCTCAATACATTAAGCATGCTCGCTTTTGGCCAGATAATTTTAAACTATGTTGATTTTGGTTTGGGCATGTTTATTGTATTTATTCTAACTCTTGCTGTTATTTCATTAACTTTGTACTACACACTTTACCTCAATATTAAATCAACCATTTTTAACAAGCTTACAACAGAAGTAGAGAACTCTGCTCAAGGTAGGAAATCAAAGGAAGGAAAGAAGATTATCGATCTAGTAAAGCGAAGAGATAAATACTCAGGAGAAGAGATCTTTGAGATTGATCAAATTGATATAAATACTCCAGGATGTCTTTCACATCTTCTTTATTATTCGGAAGAATGTAAGCTTGAACTATTTTACACTGAACCAACAAAAGATCAGCAAAGTCAACTTATGATACTTCAGAGATGGGATAGAGCGCAGCATGAACAAATTCTTGGTGGTACCGGGGCCGGTAAAACATTATTTGCATCAAATTTGATCGTTCAAGATTTATTGAATGTGTATCAAGGATCAACAATCGTTGAACCAAAGGGTTCGTTAATCAATAATATTGCAAATTTTCTTAAACGTGTAGGTAGACCATTCCATCGCCTTGATCCAGATTGTGATGACACTGACTGTCTAAATCCGCTTTATGTTCCCGAAGGTGAAGATATTGAACCAATGATTGAAGCCAATGTTTCAGCATATCATGGATATTTAGGACCTACAGCTAAGGATTTTTTCAAAAATAAGACAACTAATCTCTTGAGAGTTAGTATTAAAGCATTGAAGTTGGCTTATGGAAATGAATGTGGCTATATAGAAGTGAATAAGATAATCCAACCACTTGAGGACGACTATCGTGCAGAAGTGTTAGCTACATTGACTGAAAAGGGTGTCATTGATCAGGTTGGTTATTTGTTAGAATATACAAGAAATATGGCGGACTCTGGAAAGTCGCGAGAATATACTGAGCAAACAAACACTAATCTTTACGATTATCTGAACATGCTTACAAGCCATAAAAGAATTCGAAAAATGTTATGTGGAAATTCAACTTTTAGTATTGACGATGCACTGGAGAATGGTGAAATAATTCTATTTAATGGAGCATACGGATCCTTACAGACCTTAACCTATACAGTGGGTCGATTATTTCTAAATTTGTTACGTGCTAGTACTTTTAGAAGAAACATTAAAGGAAAAGTTCGTCCCCATCAATTAACTGTAGATGAGATAGAAATGTTTGCAGATGAGGAGTTCTCAACCTTTATGGAAATGGCTCGAGAGTTCGAACTATTTGTTCGAGTAATTCACCAGGGCAATGAGCAGCTTGAAGATGTGAGTAGAAGGTTGAGCTCAATGGTTAAGCAGAATGCAGTTCAAAAATATATCCTAGCCGGTTTAGAAAACAAAGATGCAGAATATTATGCTGATCTAATAGGAGAGTTTTATGGACTGACTCAAACTAGCGGAACTGACGAGATGTCGACAACAGGGTTTAATACTCAGTTAAAAGAAGAAAAAAGGTATAAAGTTCTGCCTGCAGAGATATTAAATCTAAGAGGGTATAACAATGAGACAGGAGAAGCTGGTGAGGTATTATTTAGAGGTGTGCAAAATAATAAAAGACTGGATCCAGTTAAAGGATTAGTTAAACCGCTACCTAAAATTTTGTTTTCAAGTTTAGAAGGAAAAAGGGACGAGAATACGAAGGAAATGAAAAAAGAATCGCACCTTGATAAGCTAGAATCAATTAAGGCTAAATGGATGAATAAGCAGCACGTCGTGGAGAAGAGTGAAGAAATAGAAACTCTGGATCAAACTCCCGAACAAATACCTGATCTAACCACTTGCGAAGAGGGGGAAGAAGAAGGGAGCCCCAAAATTACAATACGTAGTAACATTTGGGATAGTAAAGTTGAGAGTGAAGCAACAGAGGTTAATACCTATACCAACAATGATAAAGTAATTGCAAAACTAAAAAAAGCGACCGTAGATGATAAAACACTTCAAGTTGCTGAGAAAATCAAGGAACTTTCCCAGCAGAAAAGAGATGAAAAAGAGAGTAGTGAAGTGGAGTAA
- a CDS encoding helix-turn-helix domain-containing protein, protein MDMTIGEYLEKLRISCGYSLRLAAKKTSLSHGYIRDVELGGRGSYGASLIPKPSTLKNFANGYNASFDELMRLAGHIEGEPEQEFEFIEIDFNTIFFIEIDINNRVIYHIEDDFYAENKTLFDFILFENLIEAHGFLRIVNGLYVNLSLIKSYDCLSGRLYFNEDLEGKFVPITHKKAIKYNKIINYYLRKNNSSLETSAAQEKSYIRTIRNIISLNSPN, encoded by the coding sequence ATGGATATGACTATTGGTGAATATTTAGAAAAATTAAGGATATCCTGTGGTTATAGTCTCCGTTTAGCAGCTAAAAAAACTTCTCTTAGTCATGGATATATTCGAGACGTTGAACTGGGAGGTAGAGGTTCTTATGGAGCGAGTCTTATTCCAAAACCGAGCACTTTAAAAAATTTTGCGAATGGATATAACGCATCATTTGATGAACTCATGCGTTTAGCTGGACATATCGAGGGAGAACCAGAACAAGAATTTGAGTTTATTGAGATTGATTTTAACACCATCTTCTTTATTGAAATTGATATAAATAATCGTGTAATTTACCATATAGAAGACGATTTCTATGCAGAAAATAAAACTTTATTCGATTTCATTTTATTCGAAAATCTTATAGAAGCTCATGGATTTCTACGAATCGTTAACGGTTTGTATGTTAATTTATCGCTTATCAAATCATATGATTGTTTATCTGGACGACTTTATTTCAATGAGGATCTTGAAGGAAAGTTTGTACCTATTACTCATAAAAAAGCTATAAAATATAATAAAATTATCAATTATTATTTGCGAAAGAACAATTCTAGTCTTGAAACTTCAGCTGCTCAAGAGAAATCTTATATTCGTACAATCCGAAATATCATTTCTCTAAATAGTCCTAATTAA
- a CDS encoding S1 RNA-binding domain-containing protein → MDLNFYNNPMNEYKTSLRRKIIHQGIVKRVESHAPFGKEMQCAVVILNNGLKGLIHEDQFDKQKYRSLVGFLGHKIDFMVLDVAKSGMDPKTVQVFNEESGIVLLSRVQALEELQEDFWENADVDHVCTGTVSGFEEERLYILVKGVTCILPIKDYEYDWTPSAKNLVPLGSEITVKIKEINKEKERVIVSRKELMEDPWLRAREIFRIGDYASGEITGIDEKIGIFIKLAPGIESLAWFPPKIPSHKDLIGMIVSVKIKSVNPEERKIRSTIVHFPHVLY, encoded by the coding sequence ATGGATCTGAATTTTTATAACAACCCGATGAATGAGTATAAAACGTCTTTGCGCCGAAAAATTATCCATCAAGGAATTGTAAAGAGAGTAGAAAGTCATGCTCCCTTTGGGAAAGAGATGCAATGTGCTGTTGTGATTCTAAATAATGGTCTCAAGGGATTAATCCATGAAGATCAATTTGATAAGCAGAAATATCGTTCCCTTGTTGGCTTCTTAGGTCACAAAATTGATTTCATGGTATTGGATGTTGCAAAAAGTGGAATGGATCCAAAAACTGTTCAAGTATTTAACGAAGAAAGCGGAATAGTACTTTTATCCAGAGTGCAGGCTTTGGAAGAGCTGCAAGAAGACTTTTGGGAAAATGCTGACGTAGATCATGTTTGCACCGGCACAGTTTCAGGTTTTGAAGAAGAGCGACTTTATATATTGGTAAAGGGAGTCACTTGTATTCTTCCGATTAAGGATTATGAATACGACTGGACTCCTTCAGCAAAGAATCTTGTCCCTCTGGGATCTGAAATCACAGTAAAAATTAAAGAGATCAATAAAGAAAAAGAACGAGTAATTGTCTCAAGAAAAGAATTAATGGAAGATCCTTGGTTACGAGCAAGAGAAATATTTAGGATCGGAGACTACGCATCGGGAGAAATAACAGGGATAGATGAAAAGATCGGAATATTTATAAAGCTTGCACCGGGGATTGAATCGCTTGCATGGTTTCCACCAAAAATTCCAAGCCATAAGGATCTAATTGGAATGATCGTCTCAGTCAAAATAAAAAGTGTTAATCCTGAAGAAAGAAAAATACGATCCACGATCGTACATTTCCCGCATGTATTGTACTAG
- a CDS encoding replication-relaxation family protein, with protein sequence MELHVSPINEANDPVLKSKPTWDDPYAFIDSFTPLTRHDYFYIETKIENGWITNRDIEIVRFLSVHRWLTLSQLTNLFFPGVDSAGTAIRNRVNKLQKYGLLRKIKWSSHTNIRENKPSLYEIGASGADILKYRLGVFLGSRDPRKQKEITMLFRQKYIATNEFYIQLRSSFNLNYFEFHPVLVNKEVQVVPTARFILSNPAGKQIPFFLFCYREEEKWLKTIRFQTNFIKSYLALEGNAATIVVLTSTDEKAQIANKIIDQEGLGGQTWFITDEELRNSMDGITKSFFVFQNGQKTYFDLG encoded by the coding sequence ATGGAACTACATGTTTCCCCTATAAATGAAGCGAATGATCCTGTACTTAAATCAAAACCGACTTGGGATGATCCATATGCTTTCATTGATTCATTTACTCCGTTAACCCGACATGATTACTTTTATATCGAAACAAAAATTGAAAACGGCTGGATCACAAATCGAGATATAGAAATAGTCAGATTTCTTTCGGTTCACCGTTGGTTAACATTATCCCAATTAACTAATCTATTCTTCCCTGGTGTTGATAGTGCAGGAACAGCAATCCGAAATAGAGTAAACAAATTGCAGAAATATGGCCTCCTAAGAAAAATCAAATGGTCCTCTCATACAAACATCAGAGAGAATAAGCCATCTTTGTATGAGATAGGTGCAAGCGGAGCTGATATTCTGAAATATCGACTTGGTGTTTTCCTAGGGAGCAGAGATCCACGCAAACAAAAGGAAATTACGATGTTGTTCAGGCAAAAATATATCGCTACTAATGAGTTTTATATTCAGCTGCGTAGTTCATTTAATCTTAATTACTTTGAATTTCATCCTGTCTTAGTCAATAAAGAAGTTCAAGTCGTTCCGACTGCTCGCTTCATTTTATCTAACCCTGCAGGCAAACAGATTCCCTTTTTTTTATTCTGCTATCGTGAAGAAGAAAAGTGGCTGAAGACGATCCGTTTCCAAACAAACTTCATAAAATCATACCTGGCACTAGAAGGAAATGCGGCAACTATAGTCGTACTCACGTCTACAGATGAAAAAGCACAAATCGCAAACAAAATTATAGACCAGGAAGGTCTAGGAGGCCAGACTTGGTTCATTACTGATGAAGAATTAAGGAATAGCATGGACGGGATTACGAAGAGTTTTTTTGTTTTCCAGAATGGACAAAAAACCTACTTCGACCTTGGCTGA